A segment of the Deltaproteobacteria bacterium genome:
GTAGCCCATGTCGGCCTAGGCCGGGACGCCGATCAGTCGCACTTGGCGCCCTTCATGCCGCCCTTGACCCAGTCCGCCGCATTGACCCCTTCCGGCGGGTTCACGCACTCGGCCTTGAACTCCACCACGTCCTTGACGACGATCTCGCCCTTGGCATCGTCCCACTCGGCATAGCCCCAGCGGTCCGAGGTGACCGCCTGATGCCCCTTGCCGAGGGACATCTTGACCTTGGCGGCGATGATGTCGAAGGTGGCGTGCTCAAGCGCCTTGATCACCTGGTCCGTGGACGGGAACTTGCCGCCGTTGGCCTTCATGGCCGTGTCATAGGCGTACTTGGCCGCCACAATACCGTCGGCGTAGTGATAGGCCGGCGACGAGGGCGGCTGCTTGTACGCCTTCCGGTATTCGCTCCGGAACCACTTGTTGATCGGGGTGTCGATACCCGCCGCGTACAATCCATAGGGACCGCGCGCGAGCTGTCCCGGCGGGAACTTCTTGCCGATCCGGTGGGCCGTTATCTCGCCCACCGTGAAAACGAACGTCTTGCGCTTGAACAGTCCCCTGGCTTTGCCCTGGGCGATCAAGGCCTCGATGTCGCCGCCCCAGAAGCTCGAGTGCACCACCTTCTGCTTGGCCCTGAGCAGAACCGAGATCTCGGTGCCGTACTGGCCGGAGAACAGCTTGGGGAACTGCTGCTTCTTGGCCGGCTTGAGCTCCGGCGCCAGGGTCTGCACGCCCAGGTTGAAGTCGCGCCAGGCATCCTGGCCCCAGGCGTAGTTCTGGTTGATGCCCATGTAGCCGTCCTTGGCCTCGTTCCGGAGCTTCTTGACGACGTAGTGCGCGGCACCCACGTTGCCGGCGGTGCTGTGGTTGATGATGCGGAAGAGGTACTTCGGCTCCTTCACCAGTTCCTCGAAGATGCGCGGCGTGCCGCATACCGTCAGCAGGGTCAGGACCCGAAGCTCCTCGGCCACCCGGGCGATGGCCGCGCAGCTCCCGGAGGAGACGTAGCCGACCACGACGTCCACGCCCTCCTTCTGCACCTTGTTGCGCAACTCCGTGACCTGCTTGGTGCCGCCGCCCGACTCGTCGTAGACCACGAGATCGATCTTGCGGCCGGCAAGCCCGACGCTGTTGTAGGGTGCCGGCAGGGCGCCCTCGTTGATGGCGCGGACCACCAGCTCCACGCCGTTCTTGGACGCGGTGCCGTAAGTTGGCGCTCCGCCCCCGGTAAGGAACGTCGGAACCGCCAGCTTGAGGGTCTGCGCCGAAGCGGCGCCCGCCGCCAGCAACACCGCCAAAGCCGCGGTCAACGCCATGAATCTCGTACGAGGAATTGGGGTCATATCAGCCTCCCATGTTTCTCGATCGCCGCCACCCATGCGGCCGCGGCACGCCGAACACGAAGTATAGCCGAATCGTCTCACAATCGCGTCGGCCGGGCAACCAGACTACCCGTTCCGCGTCACGTGTTCGCCCGTGGCGGGCTCATTAGGCTATAGTTATGGCGCAGATCAAGCCCAAGGCACCGGCGTGGAACGCGGTTGCCGTCACGGAGGGAATCGCACATGGCCAAAAACATGACCCAACGAGGCAAGGTCGACCTGGAGGGGCTCCGCGGCCCCGACGTCCAGGCGATGAAAGACCTTCAGCCGCCGGCCGACATGCCCTTCCGCATCGGCAACATGGGACACGCGGTGCTGGTGGTGCGGGACATCGACGCGTCGGTCCGGTTCTACACCCAGGTGCTCGGCTTCAAGGTCTCCGACGTCTATCCGGAGAGCATGGTGCCGGGCCGGATGGTCTTCATGCGCTTCAATGAGGACCACCACGGCCTCGGCCTCATCGGCCAGGCCAAGGAGGCTTCCGCGGGCCGGGAACTGCATCACCTGGCCTTCGAGGTGCCCACGCTGGACGATGTCTTCCGCGCCCGGGACCACCTCGAGAAGCACGATGTGCCCATCGACTTCCACGGCCGCAGGCGCGCCGGCTGCCAGGTGTCGGTGGAGTTCCGGGATCCGGACGGCCACAGCCTGGAGATCTTCTGGGGACTCGACCAGGTGGACTGGAACGGTGAAGCGCGGCCGCCCGAGGAGTGGGCGCCGAGACCGGCCCTCGAAGAGGCGCTGGACGAGGCCCCGCCGGGACAGGACACCACCCTCGCGGATCCGGGTCTGCGGCGGAAGTAGTCGGTGGCCGGCGGCGATGGGAGAAAGGCGGAATACCGGGACGACTACCAGATCATGTTGGCGCTCAGCATGACACCCTGGCTGTCCGCGCCGTGGGGCTGATCGTTGTGCACGCCTTCCAGGCTCAACGTGACCCACGACCCTGCCTTGAACTGCCCGCCCAGGCTCAGCCGCCGCGACCCCGCCCCGGAAAGCGACACGTCCGTGTAGGGCGTCAGCACCCCCCGGCCGCCCCACGTGGTGCCGAACCCATACGCGACCCGCGCATGGACACGCCCCGTTTGGTCGTCCGCCACCGGGCCGGCGACCCCGGTGTTCCACAACCGCTTCACACCCCCGCCCGTCCGACCCCAGGCCGGCCGCAGGCTCGCCGCGAACCCCAGGCCCGCCTCGCCCGGATCGAGCCGCAACAGCCCGCTCACGCCCCACTCCTCGTAATCCTCGCTGTGGGCGAACAGCGTCCGCGCCCGGCCTTCCACCGTCAGTCCCGACGCCGCGTCCGTAAAGCGCAGCCCGCCCCCCGTCTCCACACTGCTGCCCGTGTCCCCGTCCCCGCCGTCGTAGCGCATACCCACCTCGATGGACGGCGTGAACGTCGCCCCGGAGGCCAGTTTGCGCTCGTGCACCCCTTCCAGCATCAGCCGCTGCCGGCTGGCGCTCAACGTCGTTTGCTCAAGACTCCCCGAGCCTTCGATATCGGCCCACGAAAACATCGTTTCGCCTTTCAGTCGCAGGCTCGTGGTCCCGCCGCCGATCAACTCATCGCTCGACACCAGAGGCCCGCTCACCCCCGCCGCCACCATCCGCTGCGTCAGGTCGCTCGCCTGCGTGTCCCCCGA
Coding sequences within it:
- a CDS encoding ABC transporter substrate-binding protein, which produces MALTAALAVLLAAGAASAQTLKLAVPTFLTGGGAPTYGTASKNGVELVVRAINEGALPAPYNSVGLAGRKIDLVVYDESGGGTKQVTELRNKVQKEGVDVVVGYVSSGSCAAIARVAEELRVLTLLTVCGTPRIFEELVKEPKYLFRIINHSTAGNVGAAHYVVKKLRNEAKDGYMGINQNYAWGQDAWRDFNLGVQTLAPELKPAKKQQFPKLFSGQYGTEISVLLRAKQKVVHSSFWGGDIEALIAQGKARGLFKRKTFVFTVGEITAHRIGKKFPPGQLARGPYGLYAAGIDTPINKWFRSEYRKAYKQPPSSPAYHYADGIVAAKYAYDTAMKANGGKFPSTDQVIKALEHATFDIIAAKVKMSLGKGHQAVTSDRWGYAEWDDAKGEIVVKDVVEFKAECVNPPEGVNAADWVKGGMKGAKCD
- a CDS encoding VOC family protein, which codes for MAKNMTQRGKVDLEGLRGPDVQAMKDLQPPADMPFRIGNMGHAVLVVRDIDASVRFYTQVLGFKVSDVYPESMVPGRMVFMRFNEDHHGLGLIGQAKEASAGRELHHLAFEVPTLDDVFRARDHLEKHDVPIDFHGRRRAGCQVSVEFRDPDGHSLEIFWGLDQVDWNGEARPPEEWAPRPALEEALDEAPPGQDTTLADPGLRRK